The genomic region TCCTCGCGAAGACGGCGGACGACACCGACCACTCGCCGGGCGAGATCATCGCCATGAAGTCCTGCCGCGTCGGCCGGGTGCGCACCGACGAGGAGAACAGGCTGCTGGTCGCGGAGATCATCCTCGACCGGGTGCTGCGGGCGGGCCAGACCGCGCTCGTCGACCTGAGCTTCGTCTCCGACCCCGGCGCCGACAGCCACAGCGCCGACCGGCGGTTCGTCCGCCCCCTGCGCCACTACGTGCTGGAGGTCGAGTTCCACCCGGACGCGGTTCCGGTGCGGTGCCACGGGTTCACCTGTTCCGATCCGGCCGGGCCGGAGGTGGACACGGGGGACCTGTGGGTCGGGACCACCGCCTCCACGCACCTGGTCGTGCACGACGCCCAGCCCGGGATCACCTACGGCATCAGGTGGGAGTGGGAGTAGCGGCCCTCGCCCGCCACGCCGACGGCGGTACGGGCGGACCGGCGACCTGGAGCAGCTCCACGTGGCACGAGGCCGCCGAGCGGGGCAGGGTTGTGGCCATGGACTACACGAACCTCGGCCGCAGCGGCCTCTCCGTCTCCCGACTGTGCCTCGGCACCATGAACTTCGGCCCTGAGACGACCGAGGCCGACAGCCACGCGATCATGGACAGGGCCCACGAGCACGGCGTCAACTTCTTCGACACGGCCAACGTCTACGGCTGGAAGATGGGCGAAGGCGTCACCGAGAACATCATCGGCCGGTGGTTCGCGCAGGGCGGTGGCCGGCGGGAGAAGACCGTCATCGCCACCAAGCTCTACGGCAGCATGGGCGAGTGGCCGAACGAGACCAAGCTGTCGGCGTTGAACATCCGCCGCGCCGCTGACGCCTCGTTGAAGCGCCTGCAGACCGACTACATCGACCTGTACCAGATGCACCACGTCGACCGCGCCACGCCGTGGGACGAGATCTGGGAGGCCTTCTCGGTGCTGCGCCAGCAGGGCAAGGTCATCTACTTCGGCTCGTCGAACTTCGCGGGCTGGCACCTCGCCCAGGCCCAGGAAGCCGCCCGCACGCGCGGGTTCCTCGGCCTGGTGTCCGAGCAGTCGATCTACAACCTGATGACCCGCTGGATCGAGCTGGAGGTCCTGCCGGCGGCCCGCCACTACGGCCTCGGCGTCATCCCGTGGTCACCGCTGCACGGCGGCCTGCTCGGCGGCGTGCTCCGCAAGCAGCGCGAGGGCGGCACCTCCCGCAGCGCGTCCGGCCGTTCCGCGGACGCGCTGGAGAAGCACCACGACAGCATCGAGGCCTACGAGAAGCTCTGCGCGGACATCGGTGAGGACCCGGCCAACGTCGGCCTCGCCTGGCTGCTGCACCAGGAGGGCGTGACCGCGCCGATCATCGGCCCGCGCACCGCCGAGCAGCTCGACAACTCGCTGCGCGCGGCCGAGCTGAAGCTGGACGCCGAGGTGCTCGCCAAGCTCGACGAGCTGTTCCCGGCGCCCGCTCCGAACGGCTCCAAGCCGGCCCCGGAGGCCTACGCCTGGTAGCGCTTTCCGGCGTCTGCAAGTACTACCGACTCGTACTTGGTAGTACTTGCAGACGCGTGCTCAGCCGCGGCGGACGCGCGTCCACTGCTGCGGTGCGCCGCCGTGGCAGTCCCACTGGTAGATGGCGCCGCCGTTGCGGCTGTCGTCGGGGTTGGCGTCGAGGCAACGGCCGGTGGCCGCGTTCTGCAGCGTCAGCCCCTGGTTGTTCCACGGCCGCCAGACCTGTGGTGCGCCGCCGTGGCACGGCCAGACGTAGACCTGGCCGCCGTTGCGGTTGTCGTCCGGGTTGGCGTCCAGGCACATCTTGGTGTTGAGCACCGGCCGGATGGTGCTGTCGCTGAAGAACAGCCACTCCTGCTCGTCGGTGCCGTCGAAGTTCCACTGGCGGATCGCCCCGCCGGCCTGGTCGACCGTGCTGCGCACCGCTTCGAGGTTGCGGAACGGCGAGAAGCCGATCCTGAGGTTGAACGGACCCGACACGGCCTGGGCGCCGACGCCGGGTTCCCGGTCCTGCGCGGCCGCGAGTCCGGCGCCGGACAACGCCGTCGTGACCACCGCTGCCGCGACCATCGTCTTCGTGAACAAGAGCTCCCCCTCTTCCGTTTCGACGCTGACAGGTCCATCGTCGCGCCGGGCAGAGGGGGAGCGGATGAGCATGAGCATGCTCAAAAACGGTGCCAAAAGGCCAAAGGTCAGTCTTCGAAGTCGTCGTCGTCGCGCGCCAGGAACGTGGCGAAGCGCTCGATCGGCGTCTCGAAGTCGGGGTTGGCGTCGACGAACTCCCGCAGCTTGTCGGCGAGCCACGCGAACGTGACCTCCTCCTCGCCGCGCCGCTTCTCAAGCTCCTCGATGCCGCGATCGGTGTGGTACATAGCTGAACTCCTGTGAGGGCTTAGAAAACGAGCCGCCGGATCCAGGTGGATCCGGCGGCTCGTTCGGTCACACCTGACTTAGTCGAAGGCGCGGTTGATGATCTCGCGCTGCTCGACCTCGTGCACCTTGCTCGAACCGGCCGACGGGGCGGCCATCGGGCGGCGCGACACGCGGCGGACACCCGAGAGGTGCGCGGGCAGCAGCTCCGGCAGGGCGAGACCGTAGAACGGCCACGCGCCCTGGTTCGCCGGCTCCTCCTGGACCCAGCGGATGTCCTTCGCGTTCGGGTAGCGCTCCAGGGTCTCGGTCAGCTTGCGGGCCGGGACCGGGTAGAGCTGCTCGACGCGCACGATCGCCACGTCGCCCGCGCTGCGCTTCTCCCGCTCCGAGTGGAGCTCGTAGGAGATCTTGCCGCTGCACAGCAGGACCTTCGTGACCGCGTTCGGGTCCTTGACGGTCGGGTCGTCCATCACCGACTGGAAGCGGTCGTTGATGAACTCGTCCGTGCCGCTGACCGCTGCCTTGAGGCGCAGCATCGACTTCGGCGTGAACACGATCAGCGGCCGGTCGACGCCGTCGAGGGCGTGGCGGCGCAGCAGGTGGAAGTAGTTCGCCGGGGTCGACGGCACCGCGACGGTCATGGAGCCCTCGGCGCACAGCTGCAGCCAGCGCTCGATGCGGCCCGACGTGTGGTCGGGGCCCTGGCCCTCGTGGCCGTGCGGCAGCAGGATCACGACGTCGGAACGCTGACCCCACTTCGCCTCACCGGACGAGATGAACTCGTCGATGATCGGCTGCGCGCCGTTGACGAAGTCACCGAACTGCGCCTCCCACAGCACCAGCGCCTGCGGGTTCGCCACCGAGTAGCCGTACTCGAAGCCGACGGCCGCGAACTCCGACAGCACCGAGTCGTAGACCATGAACTTGCCCTGGTCCGGCGACAGGTTCTGCAGCGGCGTGTACTCCTCGCCGGTCTTGCGGTCGATCAGGGTCGCGTGGCGCTGCACGAACGTGCCGCGGCGCGAGTCCTGGCCGGCCAGGCGGACCTTGCGGCCCTCCAGCGCGAGCGAGCCGAACGCGAGCAGCTCGGCGAACGCCCAGTCGATGCCGCCCTCGCGCGCCATCTTGGCGCGGCGGTCGAGCACCGGCTTGACGCGGGCGTGCGGCGTGAAGCCCTCCGGGAGGTTCACGTGCGCGTCGGCGATGTGCTCCAGCACCTCGCGGCTGATGCCCGTGGGGAGCTTGGCCGGGATCTGCTGCTCGGACTCGACCGACGGGCTGACCGTGACCGGGTGCTTCTCGAGCTCGCGGACCTCGTTGAAGACGTGCTCCAGCTGGCTGGAGAAGTCCTGCAGCGCCTTCTCGGCCTCCTCCACCGTGATGTCGCCGCGGCCGATCAGGGACTCGGTGTAGGTCTTGCGCACCGAGCGCTTCTGGTCGATCACGTCGTACATCGCCGGCTGGGTCATCGAGGGGTCGTCGCCCTCGTTGTGACCGCGGCGGCGGTAGCAGACCATGTCGATCACGACGTCCTTGCGGAACCGCTGGCGGTAGTCGACAGCGAGCTTCGCGACCCAGTAGCAGGCCTCGGGGTCGTCACCGTTCACGTGGAAGATCGGCGAACCGATCATCTTCGCGACGTCGGTCGAGTACTTCGACGACCGCGAGTGCTCCGGCGCGGTGGTGAAGCCGACCTGGTTGTTCACGACGATGTGGACCGTGCCGCCGGTGCGGTAACCGCGCACCAGGGCCAGGTTCAGCGTCTCGGCCACGACACCCTGCCCGGCGAACGCCGCGTCACCGTGCATCGCGACCGGCAGCACCGGGAAGGTGTCGCCGCCGATGCCGATGATGTCCTGCTTGGCGCGCACGATGCCCTCGAGCACCGGGTCGACCGCCTCGAGGTGCGACGGGTTCGCCGTCAGCGACACCTTGGTCTCGCCGTCGCCGAACATCCGGAAGTACTTGCCCTCGGCACCGAGGTGGTACTTCACGTCGCCCGAGCCGTGCGCCTGACCGGGGTCGAGGTTGCCCTCGAACTCGCGGAAGATCTGCGAGATCGGCTTGCCGACGATGTTCGCGAGCACGTTCAGGCGGCCGCGGTGCGGCATCGCGATGACGACCTCGTCGAGTTCGTGCTCGGCTGCCTTGTCCAGCACCGCGTCGAGCAGCGGGATGACGGTCTCGCCGCCCTCCAGCGAGAAGCGCTTCTGGCCGACGTACTTCGTCTGCAGGAACGTCTCGAACGCCTCGGCCGCGTTGAGCTTGCTGAGGATGTACTTCTGCACGGTGGCCGGGGGCTTCTCGTGCGGGACCTCGACGCGTTCCTGGATCCAGTGCCGCTCCTCCGGCTCCAGGATGTGCATGTACTCGACGCCGACCGTGCGGCAGTACGAGTTGCGCAGCACACCGAGGATGTCGCGGAGCTTCATCCGCTCCTTGCCGGCGAACCCGCCGACCGGGAACTCCCGGTCGAGGTCCCACAGCGTCAGGCCGTGGCTCAGGACGTCGAGGTCCTGGTGGCTGCGCTGGCGGTAGTTCAACGGGTCCGTGTCGGCCATCAGGTGGCCGCGGGTGCGGAACGCGTCGATCAGCTCGATCACGCGGGCGGTCTTGTCGACGGCGCCCTCGGGGATGTCGGCGACCCAGCGGATGGGCTCGTAGGGCAGCCGCAGCGACGCGAAGATGTCGTCGTAGAAGTTGTCCTCGCCCAGCAGCAGCTGGTGGACGCGCTTGAGGAACTCGCCCGACTCCGCACCCTGGATGATGCGGTGGTCGTAGGTGCTCGTCAGCGTGATGATCTTGCTGACGCCCATGTCGGTGAGCGCCTGCTCGCTGGTGCCCTGGAAGTGCGCGGGGTACTCCATCGCGCCGACACCGATGATCGCGCCCTGACCGGCCTGCAGCCGCGGCACCGAGTGGTTGGTGCCGATCGTGCCGGGGTTGGTCAGCGAGATCGTGGTGCCGGAGAAGTCGTCCGTCGTCAGCGACCCGGCGCGGGCCTTGCGGATCAGGTCCTCGTAGGCCTGCCAGAACTGCGTGAACGTCATGTTCTCGCAGCCCTTGACCGACGCGACGACCAGCGTGCGCTGCCCGTCCTTGCCCGGCAGGTCGATCGCGAGGCCGAAGTTCACGTGCTCCGGCGTGACGACGAACGGCTTGCCGTCGACCTCGGCGTAGTGCCGGTTCATGTTCGGGTACGCCTGCAGCGCCCGCACCACCGCGTAGCCGATGACGTGCGTGAAGGAGACCTTCCCGCCGCGCGTCCGCTTCAGGTGGTTGTTGATGACGATGCGGTTGTCGGCCAGCAGCTTGGCGGGCACGGCGCGCACGCTGGTCGCGGTCGGAACGGTGAGCGAGAGCTCCATGTTCTTCGCGATCGCGGCGGCGGCACCGCGCAGCTGCTTCTGCTCGGGCTGCGCGCTCGGCGTGACCGGGGCGGCCTTCGCGGCCTGCTGCGGCGCCGGCTTGCTGGCCGGCTTGGCCGCGGGCTTGGCCGGCGGCGCTGCCTTGGCGGCAGGCGCGGCTTGTGCTTTGCCGGTGTCAGCGGCAGGCGGCGTCACGGTCGTGGTGGTCGTAGCGCCACCCGCACCCGCCGCGGCGGTGTTCCCGTTGCCGCCCGCACGCTTGTAGTCGGCAAAGAAGTCGTGCCATGCCGGGTCTACGGATGACGGGTCCGCGAGGAACTGCTCGTACATCTCCTCGACGAGCCACTCGTTCGGCCCGAATTGTGACGCAGGACTGCTGCTGGACACGGCTGGCGCTCGCCTCTATCCATCTCGCTCTTGGTGGTGACTCATGCGGTAGTCAGGCTAGTCCCCCTGGCGCGGGCCTTCACACGCTGGAGGCACCTGGCAACGAGTGCTCTGTCACAGGATCGATCAGGACGGCCCTCACGTCACCCGCAGTTGAGCATCTCTTGATGTGCATCTCACTACGCCGCCTCCCTTTCGGGCAATGTCCGCTGAGCTGTCGGACGGACATGCGCACTGAGAGCAGCGACCAGTTCACGACAGGTACAACAACTTCGCCTGGTGGAATGATCCCCGGTTCTCGGTTCACCCGGCTGAACTCTTGATCGACCTGGCCATCGCCCGCACGAACCGCTCCCTGGTCTCCTCGCTCGTGCGGTCCAGCGACAGGTACGGGTTCAGGTCCTCCAGCTCGACCAGCAACAACCCTCCTTCCCGCGTCCGGCACGCGTCAACCCGCTGAATGCCGTGCGCCAGCCCGTTCCACCGGATGAACTCCTCCGCGAACTCCAAGTCGGCGCTCGTGGCTTCGTAGGCCCGGAGTTCCCACCTGCGGTCGGTTTCAGGCGCGTACAACGCGTACTGGAACTCGTCGTCCACGTAGTAGAACGACACCTCGTATTCAAAGTCGATCTTCGGCTGGATCAGCGTGTTGTTCTTGTCCGTGATTTTCTCGCGCGGGACGAATTCCAGCCCGTGCGAGTCTGCGCCGGCTTTGGGCTTGACGACGTAGAGGTCCGCGGCCGGGAGCTTGGCGACGTCTTCTCGGCGGTCGACTGTGGGGATCACCGGTGAGCCCTGCTCGGTGAGGTCGACCAGGTACTGCTTGCCCGCCATGTCGGCCTTGCCGGTGAGCGGGTTGTAGACGTTGAGGTCCTTCGCCCGCTCCCGGAACTCCCGGTAGGCCTCGGGGTAGTCGATCACCGGCCCGCTGTTGCGCACGACCGTGACGTCGAACCCGTTGCCGAGCAGCGCGGCGGCGTCGCGGGGGTTGCAGAGGGCGATGTCGAAGTGCTCGCGGAGGCGGGAGGTCAGGTAGATGTCCTCGTCGCAGTAACGGCGGCCGCGGGCGGGATAGGCGAGGTCGGTGACGTAGAGGACTTTGGGGCGGGGAGGCACGGCGGGGACTCCTGGACTGGTGGGGAGGGGAAGGGCGGGGTGAGAAGGCGGCGGGCCTCCAACGCGCGGGCAGGCGCTCTCCGGACACTCAGCTCACTGTGGTGCCGTGCCTCCACAGACGGGCGTAGGTGCCGTCGGCGGCCAGTAACTCGTCATGCGTGCCCACCTCGGCCACGCGTCCGTTCGCCAGCACCACGATGCGGTCGGCGCGGGCGGCGGTGGCCAGGCGGTGGGCGACCACGAAGGTGGTGCGGGAGCCGGCCAGGTGGTCGCTGGCGGCCAGGACCGCGGACTCGGTGGACGGGTCGAGGGCGGCGGTGGCCTCGTCGAGGAGCAGGAGGTCGGGGTGGACGAGTTCGGCGCGGGCCAGGGCGATGAGCTGGCGCTGGCCGGCGGAGAGGCGGTTGCCGCGTTCGCCGACCGGTTGGTGGAAGCCGGAGGCCAGGGTGGCGACCATGGGAAGTGCGCCCACCGAGGCGGTGGCGTCCTCGATCTCGACGCGCGTGGCGGCGGGGCGGCCGTAGGCGACGTTCTCGGCCACGTCGCCGCCGAAGAGGTGGGCTTCCTGGGGGACCACGCCGAGGCGCTGGCGGTAGGCGGAGAGGTCGTAGGTCCGGATGTCGACGCCGTCGACGAGCACCGTGCCCGAGGTGGCGTCGTAGAAGCGGGCCACCAGTTTGACCAGGGTGGACTTGCCGGCGCCCGTTTCGCCGACCAGAGCGACGGTCTCGCCGGGGCGGACGTGCAGGGACACGTCGGCCAGCGCCGGTTCGGCGGTGCCGGGGTAGGAGAACGAGACGTTGCGGAGCTCCACCTCGCCGCGCAGGTGCGGCGGGACCGGGACCGGGGTCGCCGGGGGTGCGACGGTGGTCGGGGTGCGGAGCAGGTCGCCGATGCGGCGCAGGCCCACGCGGGCCTGCTGGTAGCCGTCGAAGACGCCGGAGAGCTGCTGCAGCGGGCTGAAGAACATGCCCAGGTACAGCAAGAACGCCAGCAGCACACCGGGGCTCATGGTGCCGGTGGCGACGCGGTGGGCGCCGGCGGCCAGTGCGATCGCCTGGGCCACGCCGGAGAGCATCGCGACGAACGGGAAGTACGTGGCGATGTAGCGCTGGGCCCGCAGGCGGGTGCGGCGGTAGGCGTCGCTGCGCTCGGCGAAGGCGTCCGCGGAGTGGCGTTCGCGGGTGTAGGCCTGGGCCACGCGCAGGCCGGAGACGTTCTCCTGCAGGTCGGCGTTCACGGCGCTGACGCGTTCGCGGGCCTCGGCGTAGGCGGCGGAGGACAGGCGCTGGAACACCACGGTCGCCACCACCAGCAACGGCAGCACGGCCAGCGCGATCAGGGCGAGCGACGGGTCGGTCACCACCAGGGCCACCGTCACGCCGACCAGGGTCAGCAGGCTGATCACCGCGGTGACCAGGCCGGTCTGCAGGAACGTCGAGAGCGCGTCGACGTCCGTGGTCATCCTCGTCATGATCCGGCCGGCCATCTCGCGCTCGTAGTAGTCGAGCCCGAGCCGTTGCAGGTGCGCGTAGCTGCGGACGCGCAACAGGTACAGCAGCCGCTCACCGAGCCGCGCGGCGAACAGGGTGCTGCCCGCCGTCGTCAGCCAGCCGGCCACCACGAGCCCCACGCCCAAGGCGACAGCGAGCCAGAGCGACGACTCCGCGCCACCCACCACGCCGCCGTCCACGCCGAGCCGGACCAGCGCCGGCAGCCCCATGCCGACCAACGCGTCCAGCACCACCAACGCACCCACACCGAGCAACGCCCACCGCACCGGCCGCACCAGGCGCGCCAACCGGAACCCGGGATCGGGCGCCGTCGGGTCCTCCGTCAGCACCGGCTCGACGGCCGCGGCAACGCACGCACCTGCGCCAGCAGCTCCGGCGTCGGCGGACCACCGGCGAGCGCGGACGCGGCACCTCCGCCGCCACCACGGCGACCGGACGTGCCACCCGCACCGGCAGACGCGCCGGAAGCCGGACGGGCGTCGTCGACCAGCCGCTGGTCCAGCTCCTCCTGCGACAGCTCCGGCCACAGGTCACCGGCCGGGGCCGGCGCCGGCGACTCGATCGCCTCACCAGGACCCGCCAGCAGCTCGCGGTACAGCGCACACCGCGAGCTCAGCTCCTCGTGCGTGCCCACGTCCACCACCCGGCCCGCGTCCAGCACGGCGATCCGGTCAGCCAGTGACAGCGTGGAACGCCGGTGCGCGACCAGCAACGTCGTCCGCGACGCCGTGACCGACGCCAGCGTCGCGTGGATCGCCGCCTCGGTCGCGTTGTCCACCGCCGACGTCGCGTCGTCCAGCACCAGGATCCGCGGATCGGACAGCAACGCCCGCGCCAGCGCGACCCGCTGCCGCTGACCACCCGACAACGTCAGCCCGCGCTCGCCGACCACCGTGTCGTACCCGTCCGGCAGCGCCTGGATGAAGTCGTGCGCCTCGGCCGCCTTCGCCGCCCGCTCGACCTCCTCCCGCGAGGCGTCGGGACGGCCGTAGGCGATGTTCGAGAACACGCTGGAGGAGAAGAGGAAAGCCTCCTCGAACACCACGCCCACCGCACCGCGCAACGACTCCAGCCGCATGGTCCGCACGTCCGCGCCGCCGACCCGCACCGTTCCCTCGTGCACGTCGTAGAAACGGGGCAGCAGCAGGGAGACCGTCGACTTGCCCGACCCCGCCGTCCCCACCAGGGCCAGCGTCTCGCCGGGCTCGACCGAGATCGAGAAGTCGCGCAGCACCGGCTCGCTGCGCGTGTACCCGAACGTCACCCCCGAGAACGACACCCCGAGCGGTCCGGACGGCACCTCACCCGGCCCGTCCGTCACGTCCGGCTGCGAGTCGACCAGCTCGTACACCCGCTCCACGCCCGCCCGCGCGAGCTGCGCCGACACCATCAGGCTCGACAGCAACCTGGTCGGTCCCACCAGGTTCGCCACGTAGGTCGTGAACGCCAGGAACGTGCCCAGCGTGACCTGCCCGTGCAACGCCAGCCAGCCGCCCAGCCCGAGCACCCCGACCTGCCCCAGCAACGGCAGCGCCGTCACCGTCGCCAGCGGCCGCGACGACAGCCGGGCAGCGCGCATCCGTTCCGCGAACAGCGACCGCGCGTGCTTCTCCAGCCGGGCGATCTCGCGCGCCTCCTGACCGAAGCCCTTCACGACGCGCACGCCGGTGACGGTCTCCTCGACGTGCTGCGCGAGGTCCGCCGCCCGCTGCTGCGCCGACCAGGTGGCCGGGAACAACGTCAGCCGCGTCCGCCCGGCCAGCCACGCCACCAGCGGCAGCACCACCAGCGCGACGATCGTCAGCGGGACCGACAGGTAGAGCATCGCCGCCAGCGCGGCCAGCGCGAACACGATCGTGCCCACCGCCAGCGGCACCATCATCAGCAGCGACTGCACCAGCTGCAGGTCCGTGATCGACCGGGACACGATCTGCCCGGTCCGCATCTCGTCCTGCTTCGCGCCGTCCAGCCGCTGCACCGCCGAGAACACCGACCGCCGCAGGTCGTGCTGCACGTCCAGCGCCAGCCGCCCGCCGACGTACCGCCGCACGAACGCGGAGCCGAACGTCAGCAGCTCCAGCACCACCAGCGCGACGACCAGCATCAGCAACCGGTCGGTGCGCCCCGCCGTCGAGTCGTCGACCGCGACCTTCAGCAGCAGCGGTCCGGCCGCCTGCAGACCCACGCCGAGGACGGCGGCGACCACCGACAGCACCACCAGCCGGGGGTGCTGCCAGCAAGCCGCCACCAGTCGGCGAACCCAGCCCTGTTTCACATCGATGAGGCTACGGACCGGGTCTGACAAAACTGATGACCGCAGGTCAGGTGATGTCCTTGGACTGCGTCGCCGCCCAGCCGCCCGCGAAGACGACCCCGGCCCACGCCACGAACACCAGCCCCGACCACCACCAGTCGAGCGCACCGCCCGCACCCGCGATCGCGCGCAGCACGTCCTCGATCTCCGGCGGCACCACACCGGCCGTCGACAGGAACAGGTCGACCGCGACCGACCCGGTGAGCCCGTTGATCGACCCGTTCGGCAGGAACCCGATCACCGTCGGCACCTCGAGGTAGGCGAGCACGCCGTGCAGCACGTTCTCGATCACCAGGAAGTACAGGATCAGGATCACGACGGACCCGGCGACGTTCGGGACCAGCGCCCCGACGCCCACGCCGAACATCGTCATCAGGATCGACGACAGCACGCAGACCAGCGTCAGCATCGCCCAGCCACCCGCGT from Lentzea guizhouensis harbors:
- a CDS encoding DUF6104 family protein, giving the protein MYHTDRGIEELEKRRGEEEVTFAWLADKLREFVDANPDFETPIERFATFLARDDDDFED
- a CDS encoding aldo/keto reductase is translated as MGVAALARHADGGTGGPATWSSSTWHEAAERGRVVAMDYTNLGRSGLSVSRLCLGTMNFGPETTEADSHAIMDRAHEHGVNFFDTANVYGWKMGEGVTENIIGRWFAQGGGRREKTVIATKLYGSMGEWPNETKLSALNIRRAADASLKRLQTDYIDLYQMHHVDRATPWDEIWEAFSVLRQQGKVIYFGSSNFAGWHLAQAQEAARTRGFLGLVSEQSIYNLMTRWIELEVLPAARHYGLGVIPWSPLHGGLLGGVLRKQREGGTSRSASGRSADALEKHHDSIEAYEKLCADIGEDPANVGLAWLLHQEGVTAPIIGPRTAEQLDNSLRAAELKLDAEVLAKLDELFPAPAPNGSKPAPEAYAW
- a CDS encoding multifunctional oxoglutarate decarboxylase/oxoglutarate dehydrogenase thiamine pyrophosphate-binding subunit/dihydrolipoyllysine-residue succinyltransferase subunit, which gives rise to MSSSSPASQFGPNEWLVEEMYEQFLADPSSVDPAWHDFFADYKRAGGNGNTAAAGAGGATTTTTVTPPAADTGKAQAAPAAKAAPPAKPAAKPASKPAPQQAAKAAPVTPSAQPEQKQLRGAAAAIAKNMELSLTVPTATSVRAVPAKLLADNRIVINNHLKRTRGGKVSFTHVIGYAVVRALQAYPNMNRHYAEVDGKPFVVTPEHVNFGLAIDLPGKDGQRTLVVASVKGCENMTFTQFWQAYEDLIRKARAGSLTTDDFSGTTISLTNPGTIGTNHSVPRLQAGQGAIIGVGAMEYPAHFQGTSEQALTDMGVSKIITLTSTYDHRIIQGAESGEFLKRVHQLLLGEDNFYDDIFASLRLPYEPIRWVADIPEGAVDKTARVIELIDAFRTRGHLMADTDPLNYRQRSHQDLDVLSHGLTLWDLDREFPVGGFAGKERMKLRDILGVLRNSYCRTVGVEYMHILEPEERHWIQERVEVPHEKPPATVQKYILSKLNAAEAFETFLQTKYVGQKRFSLEGGETVIPLLDAVLDKAAEHELDEVVIAMPHRGRLNVLANIVGKPISQIFREFEGNLDPGQAHGSGDVKYHLGAEGKYFRMFGDGETKVSLTANPSHLEAVDPVLEGIVRAKQDIIGIGGDTFPVLPVAMHGDAAFAGQGVVAETLNLALVRGYRTGGTVHIVVNNQVGFTTAPEHSRSSKYSTDVAKMIGSPIFHVNGDDPEACYWVAKLAVDYRQRFRKDVVIDMVCYRRRGHNEGDDPSMTQPAMYDVIDQKRSVRKTYTESLIGRGDITVEEAEKALQDFSSQLEHVFNEVRELEKHPVTVSPSVESEQQIPAKLPTGISREVLEHIADAHVNLPEGFTPHARVKPVLDRRAKMAREGGIDWAFAELLAFGSLALEGRKVRLAGQDSRRGTFVQRHATLIDRKTGEEYTPLQNLSPDQGKFMVYDSVLSEFAAVGFEYGYSVANPQALVLWEAQFGDFVNGAQPIIDEFISSGEAKWGQRSDVVILLPHGHEGQGPDHTSGRIERWLQLCAEGSMTVAVPSTPANYFHLLRRHALDGVDRPLIVFTPKSMLRLKAAVSGTDEFINDRFQSVMDDPTVKDPNAVTKVLLCSGKISYELHSEREKRSAGDVAIVRVEQLYPVPARKLTETLERYPNAKDIRWVQEEPANQGAWPFYGLALPELLPAHLSGVRRVSRRPMAAPSAGSSKVHEVEQREIINRAFD
- a CDS encoding RICIN domain-containing protein, translating into MFTKTMVAAAVVTTALSGAGLAAAQDREPGVGAQAVSGPFNLRIGFSPFRNLEAVRSTVDQAGGAIRQWNFDGTDEQEWLFFSDSTIRPVLNTKMCLDANPDDNRNGGQVYVWPCHGGAPQVWRPWNNQGLTLQNAATGRCLDANPDDSRNGGAIYQWDCHGGAPQQWTRVRRG